Sequence from the Nerophis ophidion isolate RoL-2023_Sa linkage group LG10, RoL_Noph_v1.0, whole genome shotgun sequence genome:
atatagtcggactcacttcgacgcacagcaagggctctggaaccacttctctcgagagggactggaccctcttccactctggcgttgccgacagtgagaggcgacgggctggggtggcaattctggtggccccccggcttaaagcctgcacgttggagttcaacccagcggacgaaagggtagcctccccccgccttcgggtggggggacgggtcctgactgttgtttgtgcttacgcaccaaacggcagttcagagtaccctccctttttgggtacactcgagggagtactggaaagtgctcccccgggtgattcccttgtcctactgggggacttcaacgctcatgttggcaacgacagtgaaacctggagaggcgtgattgggaagaatggccgcccggatctgaaccagagtggtgtttgttattggacttttgtgcttgtcacaatttgtccattacaaacaccatgttcaaacataagggtgtccatatgggCACtcggcaccaggacaccctaggccgcagttccatgatcgactttgtagttgtgtcatcggatttgctgccttatgttttggacactcgagtgaagagaggggcggagctttctaccgatcaccacctggtggtgagttggctgcgagggtgggggaggatgccggaccgacctggcaggcccaaacgcattgtgagggtctgctgggaatgtctggcagagtctcctgtcagagaaagtttcaattcccacctccggaagaacttcgaacatgtcacgagggaggtgctggacattgagtccaagtggaccatgttccgcacctctattgtcgaagcggctgatcggagctgtgggcgcaaggtagttggtgcctgtcggggcggcaatcctaaaaccccttggtggacaccagcggtgagggatgccgtcgagctgaagaaggagtcctatcgggtccttttggctcataggactccggaggcagtggacaggtactgacaggccaagcggtgtgcggcttcagcggtcgctgaggcaaaaactcggacatgggaggagttcgggaaagccatggaaaacgacttccggacggcttcgaagcgattctggaccaccgtccgccgcctcaggaaggtgaagcagtgcactatcaacaccgtgtatggtgcggatggtgttctgctgacctcaactgtggatgttgtggataggtggaaggaatacttcgaagacctcctcaatcccaccaacacgtcttcctatgaggaatcagtgcctggggaatctgtggttgactctcctatttctggggctgaggtcgctgaggtagtaaAAAAGCtgctcggtggcaaggccccgggggtggacgagacccgcccggagttccttaaggctctggatgctgtggggctgtcttggttgacaagactctgcagcatcgcgtggacatcgggggcggtacctctggattggcagaccggggtggtggttcctctctttaagaagggggaccggagggtgtgttccaactatcgtgggatcacactcctcagccttaccgttaaggtttattcaggtgtactggagaggaggctacgccggatagtcgaacctcggattcaggaggaacagtgtggttttcgtcctggtcgtggaactgtggaccagctctatactctcggcagggttcttgagggtgcatgggagtttgcccaaccagtctacatgtgctttgtggacttggagaaggcattcgaccgtgtccctcgggaagtcctgtggggagtgctcagagagtatggggtaccggactgtcttattgtggcagttcgctctctgtacgatcagtgccagagcttggtccacattgccggcagtaagtcgaacacatttccagtgagggttggactccgtcaaggctgtcctttgtcaccgattctgttcataacttttatggacagaatttctaggcgcagtcaaggcgttgaggggttccggtttggtgaccgcaggattaggtctctgctttttgcagataatgtggtcccgatggcttcatctgaccgggatcttcagctctcactggatcggtttgcagccgagtgtgaagcgaccggaatgagaatcagcacctccaagtccgagtccatggttctcgcccggaaaagggtggagtgccatctccgggttggggaggagaccctgccccaagtggaggagttcaaatacctaggagtcttgttcacgagtgggggaagagtggatcgtgagatcgacaggcggatcggtgcggcgtcttcagtaatgcggacgttgtaccgatccgttgtggtgaagaaggagctgagccggaaggcaaagctctcaatttaccggtcgatctacgttcccatcctcacctatggtcatgagctttgggtcatgaccgaaaggataagatcacgggtacaagcggccgaaattagtttcctccgccgtgtggcggggttctcccttagagataaggtgagaagctctgccatccgggaggagctcaaagtaaagccgctgctcctccacatcgagaggagccagatgaggtggttcgggcatctggtcaggatgccacccgaacgcctccctagggaggtgtttagggcacgtccaaccggtaggaggccacggggaagacccaggacacgttgggaagactatgtctctcggctggcctgggaacgcctcgggatcccccgggaagagctagacgaagtgactggggaaagggaagtctgggtttccctgcttaggctgttgcccccgcgacccgacctcggataagcggaagaagatggatggatggatggatacttaagGGTGGGCAAACTGGTGTTTATTACcttataaatatgttttttaccataATGAGAACCCTCTTGACATGAAAAATGGTAATGCtttctgaggctgagccaatcagtggccacaatactgagcACCGCTCTCTTacaggtcgggaacctttttggctgagagagccatcaaagccaaatattttcaaatgtatttctgtaagagccatatcatattttttaacactgaatacaactaaatgcgtgcattttattaagtaaaatcaacatttttagagtataataagtctctatttctttttaataatattgttatttcttgtacaggtgcggtagaaaacggatggatggattaaaatgcatgagaatgttttatattttgaacgttatttttaacatcgtgattaccagcggaattattcattacttatcgtgttgattaatgtcagctaagatttatccgagagccagatgcagtcatcaaaagagccacatctggctctaaagctcTAGTGGCCAATTTTACTATAGTAGTAATATTTGTAGTttatttagtctttttttttgttttgctttttaatCTATCCTgccaaatattaaaacaaaattgaGCAAAGATCTGTTTTGAGAATTGTCACAAATTGTCACTAGACTTCAACGCACTGGCAAAAAAGGGTGACCGACAACACTGCTGTCCCTAAAAGAGAACGTAAGTGTTAACCCTTTAATTCCATTTTTATATTTCTTCGATGTTCTGATATGATATTGTCAAAAATAgatgtattatgattaaaatagccCATGTTTGAGAAGCCTACTCTTAGTTCAaacagatatgatatgctttggAAATGTATGATGTGCTTGCCTGGCCGGTCTGTCAAATTTTAAAAGCCATTGTGGCCCCTGAGCCAAAAGGTTTGCCCACACCTTGTTTACATACATCTACAAGTAGGGATAAACAGCAGTGGCGGGCCATGCgattcccacctaggccttcagtgatttccgacttcaatgattacctctcaaaataccataattgatgtcaccacatgaccattgttgGAGAAATACTACAAGAACACATTTACGCCACAAGGGCATTGGATCGCCTCAGCAGTGTATAAAACGGATTATTTTCTGccgcatttaaaaataaataaaaacgcatcagcaattaaaatatatcttatgtggtactgtcaacatGTAAATTGCAAGAAACATATTAAAAGTGATAACCCTCGTCGTTGGCTGATTAGATTGGAAATGGCGAGCATTTCCTCATTTgatcgccagaacagctgagctatcTTCCAGggtgtagtttctctttaaatatccttcttgaaaatgaccTTGCAAATATATAACTGGatcctaatcaacgttttgttctccttcacTGCTTTCCCGGTCTGGCAACAGCGCAACACTTCCCCCTTCCTGCTAAATTGAgacttgtgaatggatactcactttggaatgacaagtgagtatccaatcacagtctcgttaccATCAGGCTACTTGGATAGgccactgtcaacaacttgtgatctgattggccagatgagtatccaatcacaggacgcgtaaatgtcacgttcaacatgAGGCCATCTAGAAGACCTTAtggacaacaactcgtgatctgattggctattgcaactgtctatcacctgtatgtgcccgttcacttacagtgcacggacgcctgcattgttgattctgaaggcctcgggcagatttggtacagcatggcaacataagctagctgaattctgattggatacaaactaaaactaaaaacaacagcactggaatgagcataatatgacatgaaaagaATATACAtctttttagatatttagggaaagtaaattaaaaatgtattttatctttaattatgatcatgatttttgGTTATATCAGGCAAGCAGAGAAGGACTTGCTGGCCTTGTGATAAACAGTATATCTTCAAAAGTAGTACATATTGTGCAATAGGTCAAGGTAGCTCTACAAATGTATACATATGAAAACCAGTCAAAAGTTTGGAGACACATTAtcctctagtccaggggtcgggaacctttttggctgagagagccatacaagccaaatatttttaaaagtatttccgtgagagccatataatttattttttttaacactgaatacaactatatgcatgcattattaagaaagaccaacatttttagtgtattataagtctcttatttcttttaataacattgttattctgagactaaccaacaataaataaaacactttttaccattaatgcgacttcttgaacaggtgcggtagaaaccggatggatggatgaaattgcatgagaatgttttatattttgaacgttatttttgacactgattaccagcagaattattcattacttatcgtgttaagcaatatcagctaagatttatctgagagccagatgcagtcatcaaaagagccacatctggctctagagccataggttccctacccctgctctagtctaAACGTTTGACTGATGTCTGTAGATCTATAAATATGTACAAACGTGCACATACTGTCGGCCCATAAAAAATCTGCATGAAGCCACAACTATATACAGTAACATTCATATGTGTGCAAAATAAATGCACAAAGGGTGCAAAACACCCTGAGTCAATTGCGGCGGCGTTGCTGAGTCCACTCGTCATGTGTCACCTGATAGGGAAGCGCTGACCCTTGTCCCGATGGAGACATGCGGGACAAGACGTGTCAATCAAAGTCTGGACATGATAAATGTGAACGCCTTGCGCGTCAAGTGCTTGCTGCCCCACCCACTTCTACATGTAATGCAACTAGGACATCTTTTTTTGCTCCTCCACGCAATTTTCTTCAAAGCCTTAAATAGCTGGCGGACGCACCCTCACTCCTCCTTTAAATACTCCCCCTGTTACAAATATGGCCGTGCTTTGGTGGCAAGGGATGATTCATCAATAACAACAGTAAAGGGAAAGTTTGCACCTCATTAGTCTACCACACCCCCAAGGTCTCCTCTTCTTCAATCTGCAAGCTCTGTTCATCTAAGGAAGCTATTAGCGGATAACAGTGAGACCAATTCAAGCCACAGCAGCTTCAATTTCATTCTGTTGGACCTTTTAGGAGCACAGCCAACTGCCATTTATCCAGTCAAGCAGCTGCAATCATCATTTGTCATCCAGGCAAAGATCACATTCAGGATGGGGTTAATGGTATTGGCCACTGTGGAGAACGGCAGAAAAAATCTCAGTGTTTGACACTAAAAGTCTTTCACAGGAGCTCTCTTTGCATAAACACTTTTTTGCATCCCCCTTTAAATCAACGGGTGCACCTGTCACAGCGCCTCCACAAGATCGGCCCCCTCTTGTTTGTGCGGCTGGCCTGCTGTCCTCGCTCCTCACGAGGGGGAGGTCAGAAAGCAGCGGGCTGGCGTGGGCGGTTGTCAATTGTTGGCTCTGGTTTCGCTCCGATTTAGAAAGTGCAAGGCAGCAGTCCAAAGCTTTTGCTTTTAAGGGCTGCAGGCAGACAAGAATTGACCCTGGCCCCCCGAGATGAATTAGACTGGAAGTTGGTCCTAAGACATATCTGAATCTAAAATCAACCCTTTGTGTGTTTGTGCAGCTCGCAGCCCAGGTTCTGGAAGATCTGGACGATGAAGACATTGGGTTTGGCCTGGTGGATGAAAAAGAGGATGCTGCAGTGGCCAAGAAACTTGGTTGGCTTCTCTCTCAATAATTGAGCTAGCAAACAAAGGGAAAATAATGCAATTTGAAATCCAAAGATTCAACGCCGCCCTCAAGTGTTGATCCGGGGTACTGCTTGACCACAATTACCTCTGTGTCCTCTCACCAGGCCTGGATGAGGTGGAGAGCCTCTACATCTTTGCGGACAACGAGATCATCGAGTATGACGGCGAGCTGGCGGCCGACACTCTCGTGGAGTTCCTCTATGACGTAACCTTGCTTCAAAGATGGGTGGATGGGCCAAAATATGTAATATCCTGATTGTCGTCCCACTCTTCAGGTGATCGAAGACCCTGTGGAGATCATCGACAACGAACGGGAGCTGAAGGGCTTCCACAACTTGGACGAGGTCATCAAGCTGGTGGGCTACTTCAAAAGCGAGAAATCCCCTCGTAGGTTGATCATTGAAAGAACTCATGAGCGTGATCCCATCACTCCTGGTCTTCTTTTCCTTGGCAGATTTTATTGAGTTCGACGACGCTGCAGAGGAGTTCCACCCCTTTGTCAAATTCTTTGCCACCTTTGACGCCAAGGTTTGTGGAAGGACTAAGTGTTGTTTGTCTGCTTGAGGTATGAAGAGTACAAAAGGTCAAAAAGGTTCACTCTTTTTTTCGCTGTAGATCGGCAAGAAACTCAAACTGAAGATGAATGAAGTCGACTTCTATGAGCCCTTTATGGAGGAGTCCGTCACTATTCCGGGAAAGCCCTATACGGAGGCTGAGCTGGTCGACTACATCGAGCAGCACGACAGGTGACCATTTAAACTCTACTCCTCTGGACAATGTATGCCCTCtaatgcacaggtgtcaaactcaaggaccAGAGCTCAGATCTGGCCCGCGACATCATCGTTTTGCGGCtagtgaaagcctggaaataatttgCGTCAGTAAAACACTTTGCAATCAATTTCACATCTTCTAAACTTTATAATCATCAAATATTCCAAACCTTTGTTTGTGTAAAAAATGAATATTTAAAATCAGAATGCATCCCGATACAATTTTTTCACCTTCAATTAGATACAGATATTTGACCCATAAGTATTAGCCCATACTAACATTAATCGATACGATAGCATAAATCATAGTACATATTTGAAATTTTTTTATATCTTGTATATTGATGAAAACAAAAGCTTAATCAAGTGAAATTGGTCAAACACATGGAACAACGGTAGttatgaaaaacactgacctactTGTTAGGAGTTGCTCAAAAAATATTGATTCACTCCCAAATCGTAATTGTATTTGTTTGGATTCTAAATTGATTTAAAAACTATGATTGATGTTATTATTACTGTGGATTTTCTTATAGAAAATAAGAACATTTTCCTTTTTCATTTTAGTATTGTATTTAATAAGTGTTGTACTGGTATTTGAATGTCCTCTGAACTGGGGGTGGGCGGCGCTGGAACCCCTCCCAGTTATTTGCAACTATAATTATCTGATATTTTTTATACTGAAAAATTGTGTTCAGTATgtaggcagcacagtggaacaggggttagagcatgtgcctcacaaaacgaaggtcctgggttcgatcctgggcccggaatctttctgtgtggagttttcatgttctccccgtgactgcatagattctctggcttcctcccacctccaaagacatgcacctggggataggttgattggcaacactaaattggccctagtgtgtgaatgtgagtgtgaatgttgtctacatgtgttggacctgcgatgtagtagcaacttgtccagggtgtaccccaccttctgcccgaatgcagctaagataggcttcagcacaccccgcgaccccaaaatggacaagcggtaggaaatggatggatggatgttcagtaTGTCTtgtttgtgtgctattgtgtgcttagttattgtgtagctgctagctcctagtagcctaccatgtttacttttttgtaaatgacttgactgcaATACAAGAAAAGGTGTTTATAAATTTACATTCATAACagcatcacagctgactcttctcaccctggaaacaaactattctcccctctcccctcaggcaggagactacggtccatccagacccacacctcccgccacctgattAGTCTTTTCCCCTCAGCCATCAGACACATTAactataacaagatctgatagctcagttacagctcatcttattacctattctgtcttatatgtcttttatgttgcacgattgcaccaagaaaaattcctagttgtgaacccgttctcaaacaatggcaataaaaactattctgattctgattctgattctgatacattcacatacagtatatttactgttacaagTGACCCCccgagggcagccataactgcgatatGGCCCTAAATGAAAAAAGTATGACACCCGTGTTCTATTGTTTCAGACCTACTCTCAGGAAACTGGAACCTCACAGCATGTATGAGATCTGGGTAAGcagttttcaaaaagatttaattacaaacatctttttttccaaaaaaactGCCTCTCTCGCCACCAGGAGGACGACATTGACGGAGAGCACATTGTGGCCTTCGCTGAGGAGGACGACCCAGGTACGTGAATCTATTTCGTTCCCTCATATGTGAAGCTGTCACCTAAAGCCTTCACTTGTCTTTTTAGATGGTTTTGAGTTCCTTGAAATCCTAAAAGAGGTGGCACGTGAGAACACGGACAACCCCAATCTGAGCATCATCTGGATCGACCCCGACAACTTCCCCCTGGTACCACATCTTCACTTTCGTGACTCGGTTTCCGATGTTTTATCCACTACTGCGTCATGACCCTGTGTTGTTCTGCTTAGCTGGTTCCTTACTGGGAGAAGACCTTTCGCATAGACCTCTCATCTCCTAAGATCGGCGTGGTGGACGTGGAAGACGTAAGTCTCCTGTTGTGTCCATCGTAATGTCCGGTGTTTTCTTCCATGCTTTGAGTCCTGCGCTTTATGCAATGCTGATGATTTATGGATTGTTCCGGATTCACAATTTGGACATATTGGCAATAAATTTAGCCTCGTCACATCAGAAAaatgaaattccatccatccatccatccatccattttctaccgcttgtccctaattGATCACATGAAATCAAACACACTCACaaaatcattcagtcagccatttagcccAATACGGACTCATCCTTGTCATGGAGAAGAAAAGTTGAAATGCACAAGACGCACACCCAAAACCCAAGAAGATCGACCCAGCAATCAAAAAAGGAAAACGCTGTCCAATGGGATGGAAATCCACCACCACTAATGGGTCTTAAATGCTACACTGCTAGAAGACGACTTCATGAGCAAGACAAGGATGAAGACTGTGCTCCAGTAAGCTCCTCTATGTCGGGTAACAGGCACTGCCCTGTGAATGAACACAAGTGCCTGTGTACAGGGCCGGCTCGAGATCATTTGACGCTCAAGGCAAAAGCATACTTCTAACCCCCCATCCCCACAGAAAAATCTATATGCATCGTTACACAGTTAGTAATTATTTATTTGATatatcaagacaaaaaaaaatgaatatacgcTATTTACATAATTTCCCTGAGAATAAGATCATTACAACTACAATTGTAGTGCAAATTCATGGTGAGAAAAGTGGGGCAATACATGAGCCACGTTGTCTTAATTTTCTCTCCATAAACTAAATGTCTGTGGAAGTCGTGGTGATGGAAACTTCCTCTATCATCTCTTTTAGGGAATGTGAAGTTTTACTTTACCCCCTAAGGTCCTCTGCTAAGTAATTCAGTTCAGTCAAATGGTGTGGCCAGTAGGCAGAAACAATAGAGGCAGCTTCGATATAGATTCACAGGCATCTGTTGAAACTGAGTATGTGTCTTCAGCTTGTTGGATTGTAACATTGAGTCTGCTGCTACTTCTTCATTATCCTGTAAGataattaaacacacacacagaacaaCTCTGAAATATGTATGGAGATGTATTAATCATGAGGATTTGAGTTAAATTGTCAGACCAATGATATACTGTAAtgacatatcaaataatataaacAACGTATATATAAAATTCATGAGTATAATATAATGATGGGGTGCAAcccataatatatgtacagtataatctCTTACTTCCTATTCCAGTAATACAGTTATAGTAACTTTACTCATCTATTGCTAAAAAGTCCATATAACAACACTGAAAGCTACTCCAGTATGAGCATCATGGATAcgtgacaacaacttccattcataccattcatacgtgcctgaggcggagtgatagcctacgctgtgataaggctttagaatagtagccgtgctcaatatttaaaccacggttaacagccaatcagatcaccagATTTCAcctttctgttttatttttttgatttttttttagttccatgtaacatatttacagtacaaaagcagcaatagaaagaagtagatgaagggaaaaattgtgagtgatttaaacacaagttggggaaaagtttattacagttcatttatgtttatttacaatgttgtattgtatgaatgtatttctgatgttgttgatggacagtaggctatgttaattgacagtatgatgcacagttgcactacagccttACACTAAacagtaaagatgagaactcttcgaagttgtctcctttgctttcattttagttgctttaccctataacatctgcatgacgttagtaatgattgctaatgtaaaaaaaaaaaaaaaaaagtaaattttcagagtgctgccttggagcacttttgtgtccccaccaatctcaaaatcaaacctactcccttgtacATACTTATGCTTTGAGAACCGTATTTCATTCCTTCGCTTTATCGGCTGCACTGGATGACATTGATGTCCCCCAGCTCATTGTAAAATAATATCATTCAAATAAAATTGCTCCACTAGCCTTCTTCGATGGTGACGTCCCCCTCAACCAGCAGTAGCAGCAGTAGATCAGTCAGGTTCATGGTTCAGGTAGCAGCATGCCACAGGTCGTAGTTTGAtttttgatgtgttttttttttttaaaggcgaacattatcaccaaacctatgcaagcgtcaatatataccttgatgttgcagaaaaaagaccatgtattttttttttaccgatttccgaactctaaatgggtgaattttggcaagttaaacgcctttctgtatatcgttcttttag
This genomic interval carries:
- the casq1b gene encoding calsequestrin-1b; this translates as MKWGWPILGVLLSMAALSWGNGLKVPEYDGKDRVHALSAKNYKSIMKKYDVMVIYYHKHVDGNRSAMKQFQIEELALELAAQVLEDLDDEDIGFGLVDEKEDAAVAKKLGLDEVESLYIFADNEIIEYDGELAADTLVEFLYDVIEDPVEIIDNERELKGFHNLDEVIKLVGYFKSEKSPHFIEFDDAAEEFHPFVKFFATFDAKIGKKLKLKMNEVDFYEPFMEESVTIPGKPYTEAELVDYIEQHDRPTLRKLEPHSMYEIWEDDIDGEHIVAFAEEDDPDGFEFLEILKEVARENTDNPNLSIIWIDPDNFPLLVPYWEKTFRIDLSSPKIGVVDVEDADSVWMEMDDEDDMPTADELEQWVEDVLSGKIDPDDDDEEDDDNDDDDDDDDDDDDDDEDDDDDDNDDDDDDDDDDDDDDDDDDDDDDDDE